The following are encoded in a window of Kogia breviceps isolate mKogBre1 chromosome 10, mKogBre1 haplotype 1, whole genome shotgun sequence genomic DNA:
- the CLEC3B gene encoding tetranectin gives MELWGPYLLLCLFSLLTQVTAETPTSKVKKAANVKKDAVSPKMLEELKTQLDSLAQEVALLKEQQALQTVCLKGTKVHMKCFLAFVQAKTFHEASEDCISRGGTLGTPHTGSENDALYEYLRQSVGSEAEVWLGFNDMAAEGAWVDMTGGHITYKNWETEITAQPDGGKVENCAALAGAANGKWFDKRCRDNLPYVCQFAIV, from the exons ATGGAACTCTGGGGGCCCTACTTGCtcctctgcctcttctccctcctgaCCCAGGTCACTGCCGAGACACCTACCTCCAAGGTCAAGAAGGCTGCAAATGTTAAGAAAG ATGCCGTGAGCCCGAAGATGCTTGAGGAGCTCAAGACCCAGCTGGACAGCCTGGCCCAGGAGGTGGCCCTGTTGAAAGAGCAGCAGGCCCTGCAGACGG tctgcCTGAAGGGTACCAAGGTGCACATGAAGTGCTTTCTGGCCTTCGTCCAGGCGAAGACCTTCCACGAGGCGAGCGAGGACTGCATCTCGCGAGGGGGCACCCTGGGCACCCCGCATACGGGCTCCGAGAATGACGCCCTGTACGAGTACCTGAGGCAGAGTGTGGGCAGTGAGGCCGAGGTCTGGCTGGGCTTCAACGACATGGCGGCCGAAGGCGCCTGGGTGGACATGACTGGCGGCCATATCACCTACAAGAACTGGGAGACAGAGATCACTGCACAGCCCGACGGCGGCAAGGTCGAGAACTGCGCTGCCCTGGCCGGTGCGGCCAACGGCAAGTGGTTCGACAAGCGATGCCGGGACAACTTGCCCTACGTCTGCCAGTTCGCCATCGTCTAG